A portion of the Clostridium gelidum genome contains these proteins:
- a CDS encoding acyl-CoA reductase has product MDNIYRGELISKDNFINNLSELKEIIEADLLLETLMPEIVIEAAHSLAKEINKQEVVQQLIAMGMPKWVSEEYVKVIIDSIDRKALLTKVHSELGENPFVWKTVETGIEEKEQPLGVILHIGAGNALGLSAFSVIEGLLTRNINILKLPEHEGGLSSKILMRLVEIEPRLKPYIYVLDVSSKNSEVIGKLVEMANAAVVWGSDEAIRAIRKLAPPSLPIIEWGHRLSFAYFTKQEKDEKDLAGLARDICLTDQLYCSSPQCVFYETDENKELDDFANRLAKHIESVAAEYPSLVRPIDVQAQITWTHELVKMEEILEEKRLITDEKKQYSVMVDYNAELKASPLFRNIWAMPIKREKLLGLLRAHKGHLQTVGLSCHKEELDELSNILYSAGVNRITSCGYMSVNYSGEPHDGVYALGRYVRKVNRRVK; this is encoded by the coding sequence ATGGATAATATTTATAGAGGGGAACTAATTTCTAAGGATAACTTTATCAATAATCTTAGTGAACTAAAGGAAATAATAGAAGCTGATTTATTGCTTGAGACACTGATGCCAGAAATAGTCATTGAAGCAGCCCATAGTTTGGCAAAGGAAATCAATAAACAGGAGGTTGTGCAGCAACTTATAGCAATGGGGATGCCAAAATGGGTTTCCGAGGAATATGTAAAGGTTATTATAGATAGTATAGATAGAAAGGCACTGCTGACTAAAGTACATTCTGAATTAGGAGAGAACCCTTTTGTGTGGAAAACGGTTGAGACAGGGATAGAAGAAAAAGAACAGCCTCTTGGAGTAATCCTACATATTGGAGCAGGAAATGCTTTAGGACTTTCTGCATTTAGTGTTATAGAAGGCCTCTTAACAAGGAATATAAATATATTAAAGTTGCCAGAACATGAAGGTGGCTTGTCCTCTAAGATACTTATGAGATTAGTTGAGATAGAACCTAGGTTAAAACCATATATCTATGTTCTTGATGTGTCTTCAAAGAATAGTGAAGTGATTGGTAAACTTGTGGAAATGGCAAATGCAGCTGTAGTCTGGGGATCAGATGAAGCTATTAGAGCTATAAGGAAACTTGCTCCACCATCTTTGCCTATAATTGAATGGGGTCATCGCTTGAGTTTTGCCTATTTTACAAAGCAAGAGAAGGATGAAAAAGATTTGGCAGGTTTAGCAAGGGATATATGTTTAACGGATCAGCTTTATTGTAGTTCTCCTCAATGTGTTTTTTATGAAACTGATGAGAATAAAGAGCTTGATGATTTTGCAAATAGGTTGGCAAAACATATTGAAAGTGTGGCAGCAGAATATCCATCATTAGTTAGACCTATAGATGTACAAGCACAAATCACATGGACCCATGAACTTGTTAAAATGGAGGAAATTCTAGAAGAAAAAAGATTGATTACTGATGAAAAAAAGCAGTATAGTGTTATGGTAGACTATAATGCTGAACTAAAAGCATCTCCACTTTTTCGTAATATTTGGGCAATGCCAATAAAACGAGAAAAATTATTAGGTTTGTTAAGAGCTCACAAGGGTCACTTGCAAACTGTTGGATTGAGTTGTCATAAGGAAGAATTAGATGAATTGTCTAATATTTTATATTCAGCGGGAGTAAATAGAATTACAAGTTGTGGTTATATGTCTGTTAATTATAGTGGTGAACCCCATGATGGGGTTTATGCTTTGGGAAGATATGTTCGGAAGGTTAATAGAAGAGTGAAATAA
- a CDS encoding LuxE/PaaK family acyltransferase, with the protein MTAREELFAYSKIYDQKGSETLFLEAMRESINHHRTHCEFYDKLLKDRNFSSEQIKSIEDCGKIPTITAEFFKHHEVLSVKNEEIEIHATSSGTQGQKSQIFLDSTSIKLGTKMAIKAIKHHGFISIIPTNYLILGYEPKAGNDMGNVKIALGMTRFAPVKEKVFALRSIGNGYEIDYFGIIDAFKRFNRQKLPVRILGFPSYLYMLLKMMKDSGIRPLKLNKRSVVLTGGGWKKFGDMAIDKNELYSMVEEFLGIPAKNCRDFYSAVEHSVAYPECEKHHMHVPIWSRVIIRDVKTLEPLGFNQPGFLNFVSPLVSSVPISSILMGDMAVLRDGKKCGCGIETPYFEVLGRAGTANVRSCAVAASEYMKGD; encoded by the coding sequence ATGACGGCCAGGGAGGAATTATTTGCTTATAGTAAAATCTATGATCAAAAGGGGAGTGAAACCTTATTTCTAGAAGCAATGAGAGAATCCATAAATCATCATCGGACTCATTGTGAATTTTATGATAAGTTATTAAAAGATCGTAATTTTTCAAGTGAACAAATAAAGTCCATTGAGGATTGTGGAAAAATACCAACAATAACTGCAGAATTTTTTAAACATCATGAAGTGCTTAGTGTAAAAAATGAAGAAATTGAAATTCACGCTACATCCTCTGGTACGCAAGGTCAAAAAAGCCAGATATTTCTTGATTCTACTTCAATTAAACTTGGAACTAAAATGGCAATTAAAGCTATAAAGCATCATGGATTTATTTCAATAATCCCAACTAATTATCTTATTTTAGGGTATGAACCTAAAGCGGGAAATGATATGGGCAATGTAAAGATTGCGCTTGGCATGACTAGATTTGCACCGGTTAAAGAAAAAGTATTTGCATTAAGATCTATTGGCAATGGTTATGAAATTGATTATTTTGGAATTATAGATGCTTTTAAGAGATTTAACAGACAAAAGCTACCAGTTCGAATTTTAGGTTTTCCTTCTTATTTATATATGCTTTTAAAAATGATGAAAGACTCAGGCATAAGGCCATTAAAGTTAAATAAAAGGTCTGTAGTTCTAACAGGTGGTGGTTGGAAAAAGTTTGGTGATATGGCAATAGATAAGAATGAATTATATTCAATGGTTGAAGAATTTCTTGGTATTCCAGCTAAGAATTGTCGTGATTTCTACAGTGCTGTGGAGCACAGTGTTGCGTATCCTGAATGTGAAAAACACCACATGCATGTACCCATATGGAGTAGAGTTATTATCCGTGATGTGAAAACTTTAGAACCGTTAGGTTTTAATCAGCCTGGATTCCTAAACTTTGTAAGTCCATTGGTTTCTTCTGTGCCTATATCTTCTATACTTATGGGGGATATGGCAGTATTAAGAGATGGTAAAAAATGTGGCTGTGGAATTGAGACACCCTATTTTGAAGTACTTGGTAGAGCAGGAACAGCTAATGTAAGAAGCTGCGCAGTTGCTGCTTCAGAGTATATGAAGGGAGACTAA
- a CDS encoding CD3324 family protein codes for MKYRNALDILPDKLLREIQKYTSGEAIYIPQVTERQKWGEGSGARRYYEERNQKICKEHKAGASMEELADTFNLSIETIRKILYRK; via the coding sequence ATGAAATATAGAAATGCCTTAGATATTTTGCCGGATAAATTGCTTCGTGAAATACAGAAATACACATCAGGAGAGGCGATATATATTCCTCAGGTTACTGAAAGACAGAAATGGGGGGAAGGTTCTGGTGCACGTAGATATTATGAGGAACGAAACCAAAAAATATGTAAGGAACATAAAGCTGGGGCTTCAATGGAAGAACTAGCAGATACTTTTAATTTGTCTATAGAAACTATTAGAAAGATTTTATATCGTAAATAG